The Sorangiineae bacterium MSr11367 genome window below encodes:
- a CDS encoding ATP-binding cassette domain-containing protein, with protein sequence MIRLDAISKQYAGQILFVDASLALFRGDKIGLIGPNGCGKSTVFRMILKHEEPDSGQVAVERGVTIGHFSQDVGEMSGTSVVGATLDGAGPISEVASRLRDLEHKLGDPEHADDMERLIEEFGEVQARFEELGGYALDARAREILAGLGFSQEVMDGDVGALSGGWKMRVALARILLMRPDAMLLDEPTNHLDIESILWLEQFLKDYEGGLILTSHDREFMNRIVTKIAEIDGGELTTFTGDYEFYVKQRAVLDAQAESQFERQKAMLAKEEAFIARFKARASHAAQVQSRVKKLEKIERIEPPRKRKKLSFRFNEAPRSGDDVANLNGVKKAYGSKTIYNGFDLLIRRGERWCVMGANGAGKSTLLKLVAGASNPDGGKVTIPPSVKLGYFAQHTMELLQPTDTVWESLVSKFPHASIGSLRTLAGVFGFSGDDVEKPCRILSGGEKARLVLAQMLYDPPNFLVLDEPTNHLDIDTKEMLIDALSEYAGTMLFVSHDRHVLRAVSNRVLELTPDGVHKYGGGYTEYVAQTGREAPGMRS encoded by the coding sequence GTGATTCGCCTCGATGCCATTTCAAAGCAGTACGCCGGACAGATCCTCTTCGTCGACGCCTCCCTCGCCCTCTTCCGGGGCGACAAGATCGGGCTGATTGGCCCGAACGGCTGCGGCAAGTCGACCGTCTTCCGGATGATCCTCAAGCACGAGGAGCCCGATTCCGGCCAAGTGGCCGTCGAACGCGGCGTGACCATCGGCCATTTCAGCCAAGACGTCGGCGAGATGAGCGGCACCTCCGTCGTCGGGGCCACCCTCGACGGTGCGGGCCCCATCTCCGAGGTGGCGTCGCGCCTTCGCGATCTCGAGCACAAGCTGGGCGATCCCGAACACGCCGACGACATGGAGCGCCTCATCGAGGAATTCGGTGAGGTGCAGGCCCGCTTCGAGGAACTCGGTGGCTACGCGCTCGATGCGCGTGCGCGCGAGATCCTCGCGGGCCTCGGCTTCAGCCAAGAGGTGATGGACGGCGACGTCGGCGCCCTCTCCGGCGGATGGAAGATGCGCGTGGCATTGGCCCGCATTCTCTTGATGCGGCCCGACGCGATGCTCCTCGACGAGCCCACAAACCATTTGGATATCGAATCCATTTTGTGGCTCGAGCAATTCCTCAAAGACTACGAGGGCGGGTTGATCCTCACCTCGCACGATCGCGAATTCATGAACCGCATCGTGACGAAGATTGCCGAAATCGATGGCGGCGAGCTCACCACGTTCACCGGCGACTACGAGTTCTACGTGAAGCAGCGCGCCGTGCTCGACGCGCAGGCGGAGAGCCAGTTCGAGCGGCAGAAGGCCATGCTGGCGAAGGAAGAAGCGTTCATCGCGCGCTTCAAGGCGCGCGCGAGCCATGCGGCGCAGGTGCAATCCCGCGTGAAGAAGTTGGAAAAGATCGAGCGCATCGAGCCGCCGCGGAAGCGCAAGAAGCTCTCCTTCCGTTTCAACGAGGCTCCGCGCTCGGGCGATGACGTGGCGAATCTGAATGGCGTCAAAAAGGCGTACGGAAGCAAAACCATCTACAACGGTTTCGACCTCCTGATTCGCCGCGGCGAGCGCTGGTGCGTCATGGGGGCAAACGGCGCCGGCAAATCGACCTTGCTCAAGCTGGTCGCCGGTGCGTCGAACCCCGATGGCGGAAAGGTCACGATTCCGCCAAGCGTCAAACTCGGATACTTCGCCCAGCACACGATGGAGCTACTGCAGCCCACGGACACGGTTTGGGAGTCGCTGGTGAGCAAGTTTCCCCATGCGTCCATCGGGTCGCTGCGCACGTTGGCCGGCGTCTTCGGCTTTTCGGGCGACGACGTGGAGAAGCCTTGCCGCATTCTGTCTGGCGGCGAGAAAGCGCGGCTCGTGCTCGCGCAAATGCTCTACGATCCGCCGAACTTCCTCGTGCTCGACGAGCCGACGAACCATCTCGACATCGACACGAAGGAGATGCTCATCGACGCCCTGTCGGAGTACGCCGGCACGATGCTCTTCGTCTCGCACGATCGCCACGTGCTTCGCGCCGTTTCGAATCGCGTGCTCGAGCTGACGCCCGACGGCGTGCACAAGTACGGTGGCGGATACACGGAGTACGTGGCCCAAACCGGACGCGAAGCGCCAGGCATGCGCTCTTAG
- a CDS encoding RNA-binding protein — translation MGNRLYVGNLSFHSTVDSVREVFAKVGEVTDVHIVTDRVTGQSRGFGFVTMGSAADADKAIKTCNGMNVDGRSLRVNEAEERPARGGGGGGGGYGGGGGGGGYGGGGGGGRGDRGGDRGGRNGGGGSDRRNRW, via the coding sequence ATGGGGAATCGTCTCTACGTTGGAAATCTGTCATTCCACTCCACCGTTGATTCCGTGCGCGAAGTCTTCGCGAAAGTGGGAGAAGTGACCGACGTCCACATCGTTACGGATCGAGTGACCGGGCAATCACGCGGGTTTGGCTTCGTTACCATGGGTTCGGCCGCAGATGCCGACAAGGCCATCAAAACCTGCAACGGCATGAACGTGGACGGCCGTTCGCTTCGTGTAAACGAGGCGGAAGAGCGTCCGGCTCGTGGCGGTGGCGGCGGCGGTGGTGGCTACGGCGGCGGTGGCGGCGGTGGTGGTTACGGCGGTGGCGGCGGCGGTGGGCGTGGCGACCGCGGTGGTGACCGTGGTGGCCGCAATGGCGGCGGCGGCTCAGACCGGCGCAACCGCTGGTGA
- a CDS encoding metallophosphoesterase: MSVKTTRIAHLSDLHLLEPCPDGSRSYGFDVRFVSIGRKLDARERMRKVTRALQAARRAGVDHVVVSGDLTETGTARQFEAVAEVFHGSGIAPSDVTMVPGNHDAYTSPGAWQKALEGPLREYAPTSAHGPGAVVERPNFCIMPLDVACHQPVTRSSGELSDDNAEALERRLRDPAFSRKAIVVVQHHPPHPHKVPAWQWIDGLRGWARMMKLLEEHRDVQLLHGHLHYTVNRVVVGGRDRIFGAPAVVSEKEDTIRVRLYEVRDGLLESAGLIAA; the protein is encoded by the coding sequence ATGTCGGTGAAGACGACCCGCATCGCTCATTTGTCGGATTTGCACTTGCTCGAGCCGTGTCCGGACGGGAGCCGGAGCTACGGATTCGACGTGCGCTTTGTCAGCATTGGTCGAAAGTTGGATGCACGGGAGCGCATGCGCAAAGTGACGCGTGCGCTCCAGGCGGCGCGGCGCGCAGGCGTCGATCATGTCGTCGTCTCGGGTGATTTGACCGAGACGGGGACGGCTCGGCAGTTCGAAGCGGTGGCCGAAGTCTTTCACGGTTCGGGGATCGCGCCCTCCGACGTGACGATGGTCCCGGGCAACCACGACGCGTACACGTCGCCGGGCGCCTGGCAAAAGGCACTCGAAGGTCCGCTCCGCGAGTATGCGCCGACGTCGGCCCATGGTCCGGGGGCGGTGGTGGAGCGTCCGAACTTCTGCATCATGCCGCTCGACGTGGCCTGTCACCAGCCGGTGACCCGCTCGTCGGGAGAGCTCTCGGACGACAACGCCGAGGCGCTCGAGCGGAGGCTGCGGGATCCGGCGTTCTCGCGCAAGGCCATCGTGGTGGTGCAGCACCACCCGCCGCACCCGCACAAGGTGCCGGCGTGGCAGTGGATCGACGGGCTGCGCGGCTGGGCGCGGATGATGAAGCTCCTCGAGGAGCACCGCGACGTGCAGCTCTTGCACGGGCACCTGCACTACACGGTGAATCGGGTGGTCGTCGGCGGACGAGACCGCATCTTCGGGGCGCCGGCCGTGGTGTCGGAAAAAGAAGATACGATCCGCGTGCGGCTCTACGAAGTGCGCGACGGATTGCTGGAAAGCGCGGGGCTCATCGCGGCCTGA
- a CDS encoding helix-turn-helix domain-containing protein → MDAEGYYRALSARDARFDGAFFVGVTTTGIYCRPICPVRTPGRDRCVFFRRATEAERDGFRACFRCRPELAPGGANVDALPALVQAAIARIDRGYLNEHSVDELAAELGVTPRHLRRATEAELGVSPVELAQSRRLALAKQLLQDTDLSLTDIAFASGFSSVRRYNALFSARFGKPPSAVRRGHGGRRAAGGDAPEEPIALRLDYRPPLEWETLLRFIGDRAIPGVESVKDGVYRRTVRIDGKCGVVSVHHDPVKPVLWARVSLSLASVLMPLRARLRALFDLDAHPLAIAEHLGHDAVLGAFVTARPGLRVPGAFDRFETAVRAIAGQLVSVRAATTLSGRIARTFGETLENGDCLFPSAEVLARASVDQVASQGFPRTRASAIIGLARVVADGTLVLEDDGVAPEVKINAIEALPGFGDWTAQYMAMRVLGWPDAFPASDLGVRKALGMAPPKAVREMAEPWRPWRAYAVLHLWTSLGSGG, encoded by the coding sequence GTGGATGCCGAAGGTTACTACCGAGCACTGAGCGCGCGCGATGCGCGGTTCGACGGAGCGTTTTTCGTCGGGGTGACGACGACGGGCATTTACTGCCGCCCGATTTGCCCGGTGCGCACGCCCGGTAGAGACCGATGCGTCTTCTTTCGGCGGGCGACCGAGGCCGAGCGCGATGGGTTTCGCGCCTGTTTTCGCTGCCGGCCCGAGCTCGCGCCGGGCGGGGCGAACGTCGATGCGCTTCCCGCGCTGGTGCAGGCGGCGATCGCCCGCATCGATCGCGGCTATTTGAACGAGCACTCCGTGGACGAGCTGGCGGCCGAGCTCGGGGTCACGCCGCGGCATCTGCGGCGCGCGACGGAGGCGGAGCTCGGCGTTTCGCCCGTGGAACTGGCGCAGTCGCGGCGGCTGGCGCTGGCGAAACAGCTTTTGCAAGATACGGATCTTTCGCTGACTGACATCGCGTTCGCGAGCGGCTTCTCCAGCGTGCGCCGCTACAATGCGCTGTTCTCGGCGCGGTTTGGAAAGCCGCCGTCGGCGGTGCGCCGCGGTCACGGCGGGCGCCGTGCGGCAGGGGGTGACGCGCCCGAGGAACCGATTGCGCTGCGGCTCGATTACCGGCCGCCGCTCGAATGGGAAACGCTGCTTCGATTCATCGGCGACCGCGCGATTCCCGGTGTCGAATCGGTGAAGGACGGCGTCTACCGGCGTACGGTGCGCATCGATGGGAAGTGCGGCGTCGTGTCCGTGCACCACGATCCGGTGAAGCCGGTCCTCTGGGCGCGCGTGTCGCTGTCGTTGGCGAGCGTGCTCATGCCGCTCCGTGCGAGGTTGCGCGCGCTGTTCGATCTGGACGCGCACCCGCTGGCTATCGCCGAGCACCTGGGCCATGACGCGGTGCTGGGCGCCTTCGTGACGGCGCGCCCGGGGCTGCGCGTTCCGGGCGCGTTCGACCGCTTCGAGACGGCGGTCCGCGCCATTGCGGGGCAACTGGTCTCCGTGCGCGCGGCGACGACGTTGAGCGGCCGCATCGCGCGCACCTTCGGGGAGACGCTGGAAAATGGCGACTGCCTCTTTCCGTCCGCCGAGGTGCTCGCGCGCGCATCCGTCGATCAAGTGGCCTCGCAGGGTTTCCCCCGGACGCGTGCATCCGCGATCATCGGGCTGGCGCGCGTGGTGGCCGATGGGACCCTCGTGCTGGAAGACGATGGCGTGGCACCCGAAGTGAAGATCAACGCCATCGAGGCGCTGCCAGGATTCGGAGATTGGACCGCGCAATACATGGCCATGCGCGTTCTGGGATGGCCCGACGCGTTTCCGGCTTCCGATCTGGGCGTGCGCAAAGCGCTGGGCATGGCACCGCCAAAGGCCGTGCGCGAAATGGCCGAACCCTGGCGCCCATGGCGCGCCTACGCGGTCCTGCATCTATGGACGTCGCTCGGTTCGGGCGGATAA
- a CDS encoding methylated-DNA--[protein]-cysteine S-methyltransferase: MMAPFGPLRIVAAHEAITAIHFEHDRDASDSEPAKRHELLDAAESQLNEYLEGKRHVFDMPLRPNGTEFQRAVYRELLTIAFGETRSYSDIARAVGRPDAVRAVGAANGRNPIAIVIPCHRVIGKNGSLTGYGGGIETKRWLLDLEMPSLFRG; the protein is encoded by the coding sequence ATGATGGCGCCCTTCGGGCCCCTTCGCATCGTCGCGGCGCACGAAGCGATTACGGCGATTCATTTCGAGCACGACCGCGATGCGAGCGATTCCGAGCCGGCCAAACGGCACGAGCTGCTCGACGCGGCCGAGTCACAATTGAACGAATACCTGGAGGGCAAACGCCATGTCTTCGACATGCCGCTGCGCCCCAACGGGACCGAATTTCAGCGCGCCGTCTACCGCGAACTGCTCACCATCGCCTTCGGCGAGACCCGCTCGTATTCCGACATCGCCCGCGCCGTCGGCCGCCCCGACGCCGTTCGCGCCGTGGGCGCCGCCAACGGCCGCAACCCCATCGCCATCGTGATTCCCTGCCACCGCGTCATCGGCAAAAACGGCAGCCTCACCGGCTACGGCGGCGGCATCGAAACGAAGCGCTGGCTCCTCGATCTGGAAATGCCCTCACTCTTTCGCGGCTAG